In Aerosakkonema funiforme FACHB-1375, the DNA window CACCAATTCAAACAGGCATTGAGTGGTTCGATGTTTGGATATTGGGGGTAAATGCTTCTGTTGCCGATCGGCTTTATCGCATATCTGCCTTGATTTTATTTATGACCCTGTTACGTACAGGGTTTACTTATTTGGGGCAGGTTTACAGCGAAATTTGCAATCAAAGTCTGGCAGACAGCCTACGCAGACGGCTGTTTGAACAGTTGCAAGGATTGAGCCTGAGTTACTTTGCCAAAACCCGTTCGGGAGAATTAGTTAATAGCATCACCTCCGAAAATTACCAGCTTACCCAAGCTTTCGGTGTATTTTCTTATTTAGTCACCAGAACTTCGACCCTCTTGGCTTATGTGGTATCGATGTTTTTGCTGTCTTGGCAGCTGACGATCGTCTCCATTATGTTGTTCGGTCTGCTGTCGGCTGGCATAACAACGCTGCTGGGAAGAGTACGAGAAGCCAGTTTTGAAAGATCGACCGCCAGCGGCTGGTTTACCTCGGTGGCGTTGGAATTTATCAACGGTATTCGCACAGTTCAGGCATTTGCAACTCAGGATTTTGAAAGAAAACGGTTTTACAATGCCAGTTCGGACTTGAAGAAAGCAACGGTCAAAGCTACTTCATTCCATGCTTCGGTGGAACCTCTCGCAGAAGGAGGTGCTACGGCAATTTTAGTTGGGATGTTGATTCTGGCTTTTGCTACTTTGATTCCCAATGGAGAGTTACAGCCAGCGGCATTACTGACATTTTTATTTGTGTTGTTCCGCCTCATGCCAATTATCCGTCAGGTGAATGGATGCAGAGCGCAACTGAGCAATTTTCAGGGGCCGATGGAAAATATTAAAACTCTACTCCGCACTGATGACAAACCTTATTTAGAAGGTGGCACAATCCAATTTGCTGGATTGAAGCGATCGATTGATTTTGTGGCTGTAGATTTTGGGTACGACAGCATTAATTTAGTGTTGCGCGACATCACGCTGACTATCAAAAAAGGACAGACGACGGCGCTGGTGGGTGCTTCTGGTGCTGGCAAAACCACGTTGACCGATTTAATTCCGCGATTCTACGATCCCACACAAGGTCAAATTCTGCTCGATGGCATTGACTTGCGAGAATTTGACATCAAATCCCTGCGGCAAAAGATGGCTGTTGTCAGTCAAGATACATTTA includes these proteins:
- the hepA gene encoding heterocyst formation ABC transporter subunit HepA is translated as MRFQSPVPIRNLLKATKFWQDNYIILREFKYFRRVAVLALLFTSIAAVFEAFGVGFLLAFLQSLTDPNAAPIQTGIEWFDVWILGVNASVADRLYRISALILFMTLLRTGFTYLGQVYSEICNQSLADSLRRRLFEQLQGLSLSYFAKTRSGELVNSITSENYQLTQAFGVFSYLVTRTSTLLAYVVSMFLLSWQLTIVSIMLFGLLSAGITTLLGRVREASFERSTASGWFTSVALEFINGIRTVQAFATQDFERKRFYNASSDLKKATVKATSFHASVEPLAEGGATAILVGMLILAFATLIPNGELQPAALLTFLFVLFRLMPIIRQVNGCRAQLSNFQGPMENIKTLLRTDDKPYLEGGTIQFAGLKRSIDFVAVDFGYDSINLVLRDITLTIKKGQTTALVGASGAGKTTLTDLIPRFYDPTQGQILLDGIDLREFDIKSLRQKMAVVSQDTFIFNTSVRNNIAYGTEDADEAAIWEVARLANAIDFILELPEGFDTQLGDRGVRLSGGQRQRIAIARALLRDPEILILDEATSALDSVSERLIQESLEKLSVGRTVIAIAHRLSTIVRADKVVVLEQGRIVEQGTYQELLQQRGKLWKYHQMQHELGQAS